A single genomic interval of halophilic archaeon DL31 harbors:
- a CDS encoding NADPH:quinone reductase (KEGG: sti:Sthe_2751 alcohol dehydrogenase GroES domain protein~PFAM: Alcohol dehydrogenase, zinc-binding; Alcohol dehydrogenase GroES-like) yields MRAAHITQYGDPEEALALVHVERPEPGPGEVRVDVEAVALNHLDVFARKGHPEDEGAFPKRSGCDIAGVVGSVGDGADTDWLDEAVVVYPGVSCGDCEFCERGEQTMCHEYEIIGEDRPGGLAESVVVPEACLEQKPDSLNFVTAAAVPVTFTTAWRMIVGAGQLRPAEKALILGASGGVGNAALQIAERLGATTYATTSSERKADRVREWADEVIDYTETPHDEAVLALTDGRGVDLVAEHVGEETWQESIDSLAMGGRMVVCGATSGADPDIDIRSIYQRHRQIRGAPMGNRAQFRDVLSLVARGELEPQIDRVLPLDRIAEGHRAIEDRAVFGKVVLRP; encoded by the coding sequence ATGCGTGCGGCACACATCACCCAGTACGGCGACCCGGAGGAAGCGCTTGCACTCGTCCACGTCGAACGACCGGAACCTGGCCCGGGCGAGGTCAGGGTCGATGTGGAAGCGGTCGCGCTCAACCACCTCGACGTGTTTGCGCGGAAAGGCCATCCCGAAGACGAGGGGGCGTTCCCCAAACGCTCGGGCTGTGACATCGCAGGCGTCGTCGGGAGCGTCGGCGACGGCGCCGACACCGACTGGCTCGACGAAGCGGTAGTCGTCTATCCCGGCGTCTCCTGTGGTGACTGTGAGTTCTGCGAACGCGGCGAGCAGACCATGTGCCACGAGTACGAAATCATCGGAGAGGACCGCCCCGGCGGCCTCGCGGAGTCGGTCGTGGTGCCCGAAGCGTGTTTAGAACAGAAACCCGACTCACTGAACTTCGTCACCGCCGCCGCAGTACCAGTGACGTTCACGACCGCGTGGCGGATGATCGTCGGTGCCGGCCAACTACGGCCCGCCGAGAAAGCACTGATTCTGGGCGCCTCCGGCGGCGTCGGCAACGCAGCGCTCCAGATCGCCGAGCGACTCGGTGCGACCACGTACGCGACCACCTCTTCGGAGCGGAAGGCTGACCGGGTTCGTGAGTGGGCCGACGAGGTTATCGACTACACCGAGACGCCCCATGACGAGGCAGTACTGGCCCTGACCGACGGCCGCGGCGTCGACCTCGTGGCCGAACACGTCGGCGAGGAGACGTGGCAGGAGAGTATCGACAGCCTCGCAATGGGCGGCCGGATGGTGGTCTGTGGCGCCACCAGTGGCGCTGACCCCGACATCGATATCCGGTCGATCTACCAGCGTCACAGGCAGATTCGCGGGGCACCGATGGGGAATCGGGCGCAGTTCCGGGACGTGCTGTCACTGGTCGCCAGGGGAGAACTCGAGCCACAAATCGATCGGGTACTCCCGCTCGACCGGATTGCCGAGGGACACCGGGCGATCGAGGATCGTGCAGTGTTCGGGAAGGTCGTGTTACGCCCCTGA
- a CDS encoding Asp/Glu/hydantoin racemase (PFAM: Asp/Glu/hydantoin racemase~KEGG: pzu:PHZ_c2409 Asp/Glu racemase), with the protein MVDVCYLVPGVGLPTKEKQRRERVANDLTPSHVDVTVVEAEGPGPTSIESAVEEYWCVVGSMQTAHEVESAFDALVIGCFGDPGIRALRELLDIPVVGPAETTIHTAAMVADRFTWLTILEETVPMSHEQAHEHHLSERCVSVRSVDAPVEEIDHCDDDLVERMVTEGRAAVEEDGAEALFPGCMSLSFAQRNDEIEERVGVPFLDPASLALEQAATWARHGVSQSPKTYPAPKFEKLEGLIGDAPGAAADDD; encoded by the coding sequence ATGGTCGACGTTTGTTACCTCGTCCCTGGAGTTGGCCTCCCGACAAAGGAGAAGCAACGCCGTGAGCGTGTCGCGAACGACCTCACACCCAGCCACGTCGACGTGACAGTGGTCGAGGCCGAGGGTCCCGGCCCGACCAGCATCGAGAGTGCGGTCGAAGAGTACTGGTGTGTCGTCGGTTCGATGCAGACCGCCCACGAGGTTGAGTCGGCGTTCGACGCGCTGGTCATCGGCTGCTTCGGCGACCCGGGCATTCGGGCGTTGCGCGAGCTGCTCGACATCCCCGTGGTCGGCCCCGCTGAGACAACCATCCACACGGCTGCGATGGTGGCCGACCGCTTCACCTGGCTCACCATCCTCGAGGAGACGGTGCCGATGAGCCACGAACAGGCCCACGAACACCACCTCTCGGAGCGGTGTGTCAGCGTACGCTCGGTCGACGCACCGGTCGAAGAAATCGACCACTGCGACGACGACCTGGTCGAACGCATGGTCACGGAGGGCCGGGCAGCGGTCGAGGAAGACGGGGCCGAGGCGCTGTTCCCTGGCTGTATGAGTCTCTCCTTCGCTCAGCGTAACGACGAGATCGAGGAGCGGGTGGGTGTGCCGTTCCTCGACCCAGCGAGCCTCGCGCTGGAACAGGCCGCAACGTGGGCCCGTCACGGCGTCTCCCAGAGCCCGAAAACCTACCCAGCCCCCAAGTTCGAGAAGCTCGAGGGACTGATCGGGGATGCGCCGGGCGCCGCGGCAGACGACGACTGA
- a CDS encoding ABC-type transporter, integral membrane subunit (PFAM: Binding-protein-dependent transport systems inner membrane component~KEGG: hut:Huta_1848 binding-protein-dependent transport systems inner membrane component), with protein MAAESGGLRERLYPFVIGANRTWGQFTESRVGVVGLFILAAITFVAVFAPFLAPHPLEWQAFGNNPTFEQAGQLPHPPAFGDPFFAPLGTDSLGHGILTQLIYGSRTALFIGLAAGILSSLVGVPLGIISGYYSNTWVDEGIQRVVDVMYGLPFLPLVIVLVFINGVTTTNIILGIVAKSWLNNAIVVRGQVLSLSERPFVEAAKAGGASHFRIMWRHILPNVLPLGFIYLAQDAAFAILIQASLAFLGLADFTKVSWGTMLQWIQVEGYIYTAPWWLIPPGIMIALLAASFYFIGYSLEDVMNPGGNS; from the coding sequence ATGGCCGCCGAGTCCGGTGGGCTGCGCGAGCGGCTCTACCCGTTCGTCATCGGCGCCAACCGCACGTGGGGGCAGTTCACCGAGTCCCGCGTGGGCGTGGTTGGGCTGTTCATCCTCGCCGCCATCACGTTCGTGGCGGTGTTTGCGCCCTTCCTGGCGCCCCACCCACTCGAGTGGCAGGCGTTCGGCAACAACCCCACCTTCGAGCAGGCAGGTCAGTTACCCCACCCGCCGGCGTTCGGCGACCCCTTCTTCGCGCCGCTGGGCACCGACAGCCTGGGTCACGGTATCCTGACCCAGCTGATATACGGCTCCCGCACGGCGCTGTTCATCGGGCTCGCGGCCGGCATCCTCTCCTCGCTGGTGGGCGTGCCGCTCGGCATCATAAGCGGATACTACTCCAACACGTGGGTCGACGAGGGGATCCAGCGAGTCGTCGACGTGATGTACGGCCTCCCGTTCCTGCCGCTGGTCATCGTGCTGGTGTTCATCAACGGCGTGACCACGACCAACATCATTCTCGGTATCGTCGCGAAGTCCTGGCTCAACAACGCCATCGTCGTACGCGGGCAGGTGCTCTCGCTTTCCGAGCGCCCGTTCGTTGAGGCGGCGAAAGCCGGCGGTGCCAGCCACTTCCGCATCATGTGGCGACACATCCTCCCTAACGTCCTACCGCTGGGGTTCATCTACCTCGCACAGGACGCTGCCTTCGCCATCCTCATTCAGGCGAGCCTCGCCTTCCTGGGGCTGGCAGACTTCACGAAAGTGTCCTGGGGCACGATGCTCCAGTGGATTCAGGTGGAGGGCTACATCTACACGGCGCCGTGGTGGCTCATCCCACCGGGCATCATGATCGCCCTGCTGGCGGCGTCGTTCTACTTCATCGGCTACAGCCTTGAAGACGTAATGAACCCGGGTGGTAACTCATGA
- a CDS encoding SSS sodium solute transporter superfamily (KEGG: bld:BLi00728 OpuE~TIGRFAM: Sodium/solute symporter, subgroup~PFAM: Sodium/solute symporter), whose protein sequence is MALVPLQLVNVDPLFIGIVVVYFAVVLGIGYYGYKTTKTEEDFLVAGRNVGPLVGGATLSATQMSAGTLVGTFGIHYLLGFGFVWIWPGLWAGWIVSLVLVAPQMRRFGRVTVPDFVAERYGDDGRDGDYSRAIGAVLIVLAYTVYLSAQFTAGGLVFQTILGVAPEIGMFVMVMTAVLYTSIGGMRASILTDFVQAVVMVAAVLVAIPLSLHFIGGIGMINSIFQSFNPSFVGQALSTADIVGFMAAFGFSIAAAPYEITRIYSMKDEKTVRQAIGITLIFQAIIGTSVAVLGVSMRVLFPNLSTPDLASVVMSLNVLGPILGALLIAAVFSAILSTVDSIMIVSGAGLAHDIYGKLINTEATERQKLWANRIAVFALGVLPFLLALNSGLLGGLVQLIVILQASMMGGMFFMPLVLGLHWKRANTLGGVSGMVGGFFTVLFWHIGTKIYSVVPESITTVVTDPVIPGVAVSLILVVGVSLATGKPSKRTLAPFFDDVAEERPAGRREASRTDGGTEEDNE, encoded by the coding sequence ATGGCGCTTGTCCCCCTGCAGCTCGTCAACGTCGACCCGCTGTTCATCGGTATCGTCGTCGTCTACTTCGCGGTCGTACTCGGCATCGGCTACTACGGCTACAAGACCACGAAGACCGAGGAGGACTTCCTCGTCGCGGGCCGGAACGTCGGCCCGCTGGTCGGCGGGGCGACGCTGTCGGCGACACAGATGAGCGCCGGCACGCTGGTGGGGACGTTCGGGATCCACTACCTGCTGGGTTTCGGCTTCGTCTGGATTTGGCCCGGGCTCTGGGCAGGCTGGATTGTCTCGCTCGTCCTCGTGGCGCCGCAGATGCGCCGCTTCGGTCGGGTGACTGTGCCCGACTTCGTAGCTGAACGCTACGGCGATGACGGTCGTGACGGTGACTACAGCCGCGCTATCGGCGCCGTACTCATCGTGCTGGCTTACACCGTCTACCTCAGCGCACAGTTCACTGCCGGTGGGCTAGTGTTCCAGACGATTCTGGGTGTCGCGCCCGAAATCGGCATGTTCGTAATGGTGATGACTGCAGTGCTCTACACCTCCATCGGGGGAATGCGCGCGAGCATCCTGACCGACTTCGTGCAGGCGGTTGTGATGGTGGCGGCGGTGCTGGTGGCCATTCCGCTCTCGCTCCACTTCATCGGGGGCATCGGGATGATTAACTCTATCTTCCAGTCGTTCAACCCCTCCTTCGTCGGGCAGGCGCTTTCGACTGCAGATATTGTCGGCTTCATGGCGGCGTTCGGTTTCTCCATCGCCGCCGCACCCTACGAGATCACCCGTATCTACTCGATGAAAGACGAGAAGACGGTTCGGCAGGCCATCGGTATCACGCTCATCTTCCAGGCCATCATCGGCACCTCGGTGGCGGTGCTGGGCGTCTCGATGCGTGTGCTGTTCCCGAATCTGAGCACGCCGGACCTGGCGAGCGTCGTGATGAGTCTGAACGTGCTCGGGCCCATCCTGGGCGCGTTGCTCATCGCTGCGGTGTTCTCGGCCATCCTCTCGACGGTGGACTCCATCATGATTGTCTCGGGTGCGGGGCTGGCCCACGACATCTACGGGAAGCTCATCAACACAGAGGCGACCGAGCGCCAGAAGCTCTGGGCCAACCGCATTGCGGTGTTCGCGCTCGGGGTCCTCCCGTTTCTGCTCGCGCTCAACAGCGGGCTGCTGGGCGGGCTGGTCCAGCTCATCGTCATCCTGCAGGCATCGATGATGGGCGGGATGTTCTTCATGCCACTCGTGTTGGGCTTACACTGGAAACGCGCGAACACGTTGGGCGGGGTCTCCGGCATGGTCGGCGGCTTCTTCACCGTCCTGTTCTGGCATATCGGCACCAAAATATACTCCGTGGTGCCCGAGTCAATCACCACCGTAGTGACTGACCCAGTCATCCCCGGGGTCGCTGTCTCGCTGATTCTGGTGGTTGGTGTCTCGCTGGCGACGGGCAAGCCATCGAAGCGGACGCTCGCCCCATTCTTCGACGACGTGGCAGAAGAACGACCGGCCGGCCGCCGCGAGGCGTCACGAACCGACGGCGGTACAGAGGAGGACAATGAGTAG
- a CDS encoding peptidase M28 (PFAM: Peptidase M28~KEGG: sti:Sthe_2347 peptidase M28), with the protein MSQPITNRDALDDTERRLVDEVSLDEPWELLEEFSTLTRVSGSQDEVAAADYICERLAANGVSYDRHEPELYISQPHGATIETRNKEFEPGPIKTVSFSASTTVSGAVEYVGAAGGDLINDDEPDPREPYHDVGDITGTIALTKAGSLSIRAVRKLAKKGAIGVIAIHEHDREPHNGIATPIWGGAPRYDERDNIPDVPIANVNQPDGKTLIEWAESDEGLELELSTDLTTDWMECPVVVAEIEGEADPDNDDFVLLHGHYDSWYVGITDNATGDAGLLESARVFEELSENLERNLRVAWWPGHSTGRYAGSTWYADEFAQELANNCVAQVNMDSPGAKDATEYTDMSCWCPEAHELVGDAIDDVTSAPYAEQFPFRAGDYSFDNLGITGFFMLSSNIPAEERERRGYHGVGGCGGNSDAWHVSMDTLEKAGEDELLRDIRVYVTAVARVLNANVLPFDHARTAAKLREAVEGYAAVADDQFDFSPTLDRLVALEAELSEFQTAAENGTLDRATANETITSLSRVLTRLYLVERGQFEQDPATNREPFPRYSVARKFEIVDGDEARFVGTQLKREQNTVVGELERARSLVDDAMEVA; encoded by the coding sequence ATGAGTCAGCCAATTACAAATAGGGACGCCCTCGACGATACAGAGCGGCGTCTCGTAGACGAGGTATCGCTCGACGAACCCTGGGAGCTACTCGAGGAATTCTCAACGCTTACCCGCGTCTCCGGGAGCCAGGACGAGGTCGCCGCCGCCGACTACATCTGTGAGCGGCTGGCGGCCAACGGCGTCTCCTACGACCGGCACGAACCGGAGCTCTACATCAGCCAGCCCCACGGCGCGACCATTGAGACACGCAACAAGGAGTTCGAACCGGGCCCGATCAAGACCGTCTCCTTTTCGGCTTCGACAACGGTCTCCGGGGCTGTCGAGTACGTCGGCGCCGCCGGCGGCGACCTAATCAATGACGACGAGCCCGACCCTCGCGAGCCCTACCACGACGTTGGTGACATCACGGGCACAATCGCGCTCACAAAAGCGGGCAGCCTCTCCATCCGTGCGGTCCGGAAACTCGCGAAAAAAGGCGCCATCGGGGTTATCGCTATCCACGAGCACGACCGAGAGCCACACAACGGAATCGCGACACCCATCTGGGGCGGCGCACCGCGCTACGACGAGCGCGACAACATCCCCGACGTCCCCATCGCCAACGTGAATCAACCCGACGGCAAGACGCTCATCGAGTGGGCTGAGAGCGACGAGGGGCTCGAACTGGAGCTCTCGACAGACCTCACGACCGACTGGATGGAGTGTCCGGTCGTCGTGGCCGAAATCGAGGGCGAAGCAGATCCCGATAACGACGATTTCGTCCTGTTACACGGTCACTACGACTCGTGGTATGTGGGTATCACCGATAACGCGACCGGTGACGCCGGATTGCTGGAGTCCGCTCGGGTGTTCGAAGAACTTAGCGAGAATCTGGAGCGGAACCTCCGGGTGGCGTGGTGGCCGGGCCACTCCACGGGTCGGTACGCCGGCTCAACGTGGTACGCTGACGAGTTCGCCCAGGAGTTGGCGAACAACTGCGTTGCACAAGTCAACATGGACTCGCCGGGCGCGAAAGACGCCACCGAATACACCGACATGTCCTGCTGGTGTCCGGAGGCCCACGAACTGGTCGGCGACGCCATCGACGACGTGACGAGCGCACCCTACGCCGAGCAGTTCCCGTTCCGTGCCGGGGATTACTCTTTCGACAACCTCGGCATCACCGGCTTCTTCATGCTCTCCTCGAACATCCCCGCCGAGGAGCGCGAACGCCGGGGCTACCACGGGGTGGGCGGCTGCGGCGGCAACTCCGACGCGTGGCACGTCTCGATGGATACCCTCGAGAAAGCCGGCGAGGATGAACTCCTGCGGGACATCCGGGTATACGTGACAGCAGTGGCCCGGGTGCTGAACGCGAACGTATTGCCGTTTGATCACGCCCGCACGGCCGCAAAACTTCGCGAGGCTGTCGAGGGCTACGCGGCGGTCGCCGACGACCAGTTCGACTTCTCTCCGACGCTCGACCGGCTGGTCGCGCTGGAGGCCGAACTCAGTGAGTTCCAGACTGCGGCGGAGAACGGGACGCTGGACCGAGCGACCGCCAACGAGACCATCACCTCGCTCTCTCGCGTGCTGACACGGCTCTATCTGGTCGAACGCGGCCAGTTCGAGCAGGACCCCGCGACTAACCGTGAGCCATTCCCCCGCTACTCGGTGGCCCGCAAGTTCGAGATCGTCGACGGTGATGAGGCGCGCTTCGTCGGGACCCAGCTCAAACGAGAGCAGAACACCGTCGTCGGCGAACTCGAGCGGGCGCGTTCGCTGGTCGATGACGCCATGGAGGTGGCCTGA
- a CDS encoding oligopeptide/dipeptide ABC transporter, ATPase subunit (SMART: ATPase, AAA+ type, core~TIGRFAM: Oligopeptide/dipeptide ABC transporter, ATP-binding protein, C-terminal~KEGG: htu:Htur_1411 oligopeptide/dipeptide ABC transporter, ATPase subunit~PFAM: ABC transporter-like; Oligopeptide/dipeptide ABC transporter, C-terminal) — translation MSSTTTPTAEEPNDGTVLEVENLSITYQMDDQPDVHAVQKVSFEIEAGTTFGLVGESGCGKTSAARSLIGLLDDNGEVTAGSIYKDGRDLTEVSDTELQNVRWNEIATIPQNVMNALNPVETVGSQVLGVIQLHTDRSLAEAREHATELFEQVGLDPDRMEDYPHEFSGGMLQRAVIAMAMSCDPDLIIADEPTTALDVVVQDEILSELEALQAELGVAVLVISHDIGVMAEICDDVGVMYAGELMELGSAEDVFADPSNPYTLGLANSFPDITNPDRELVDIPGTAPELRAEHQGCPFVERCPFATEECEQSRPELQPVPGRTEHQSRCHYVDEVDRLREEAADPETWGGTVGDAGETVEPGEEAVFEADGIRKYFDAGSGLVDSLLGREPNPVKAVDGVSFDVHEGEIFGIVGESGCGKSTLGRTMLNLDPATEGTISLKGTPIDDIPNEEFRRSAQIIFQNPFESLNPRLTIQQTITEPLALLNDDLSYTERVELAEQTLEAVGLSPATEYLNRFPERLSGGERQRVSIARALVVDPSFLLADEPVSMLDVSIRASVLNILRRLRREQGLTISIISHDLSLIRAVSDRTAVMYLGEFVEVGDTDRIVEDPKHPYTEALVDSVPVPDPTRKRQPVDISGEPPSARNPPSGCRFHTRCPAIIPPEEFEFADGRFRELMDLRHAIANDSLRVERARELADDSNDPESVVATLKSRRFDGEFVDPEVASIVDDGLLALVRGEQETAADRLADAFTTPCEIDGPELVELEDGRQVACHLYD, via the coding sequence ATGAGCAGCACAACGACGCCGACGGCAGAGGAACCGAACGACGGGACGGTTCTCGAGGTTGAGAACCTCTCGATCACCTACCAGATGGACGACCAACCGGACGTCCATGCGGTCCAAAAGGTCAGCTTCGAGATCGAGGCAGGCACCACGTTCGGGCTGGTTGGCGAATCGGGCTGTGGGAAGACGAGTGCCGCACGCTCGCTCATCGGGCTGCTCGACGACAACGGCGAGGTGACGGCCGGTTCCATCTACAAGGACGGCCGCGACCTCACGGAGGTGAGCGACACCGAGCTCCAGAACGTTCGCTGGAACGAAATCGCGACCATCCCGCAGAACGTGATGAACGCGCTCAACCCCGTCGAGACTGTGGGATCACAGGTTCTTGGTGTCATCCAGCTCCACACGGACCGTTCCCTGGCAGAGGCCCGGGAACACGCCACGGAGCTGTTCGAGCAGGTCGGGCTCGACCCGGACCGGATGGAGGATTACCCACACGAGTTCTCGGGCGGGATGCTCCAGCGCGCCGTCATCGCGATGGCGATGTCATGTGACCCGGACCTCATCATCGCCGACGAGCCCACGACGGCGCTCGACGTGGTGGTGCAGGACGAGATCCTCTCGGAACTGGAGGCGCTGCAGGCCGAACTCGGCGTCGCAGTGCTGGTGATCAGTCACGACATCGGGGTAATGGCTGAGATCTGTGACGACGTGGGCGTGATGTACGCCGGCGAACTCATGGAGCTCGGCAGCGCCGAGGACGTGTTCGCGGACCCGTCGAACCCTTACACCCTAGGGTTAGCCAACTCTTTCCCTGATATCACCAACCCGGACCGCGAGCTGGTGGATATCCCCGGGACAGCACCGGAGCTCCGGGCCGAGCATCAGGGCTGCCCGTTTGTCGAACGCTGTCCGTTCGCGACTGAGGAGTGCGAGCAGTCCCGCCCGGAGCTTCAGCCCGTCCCAGGCCGGACCGAGCACCAGTCGCGGTGTCACTACGTCGACGAGGTCGACCGACTCCGCGAGGAGGCCGCCGACCCCGAAACGTGGGGCGGCACCGTCGGCGACGCCGGCGAAACAGTCGAACCAGGCGAGGAGGCAGTATTCGAGGCCGATGGCATTCGCAAATACTTCGACGCCGGCAGCGGGCTGGTCGACTCCCTACTGGGCCGTGAACCGAACCCGGTGAAGGCGGTCGACGGCGTCTCCTTCGACGTGCACGAGGGCGAGATATTTGGCATCGTCGGCGAGTCCGGCTGCGGGAAATCCACGCTGGGCCGGACGATGCTCAACCTCGATCCGGCGACGGAGGGAACCATCTCACTCAAGGGGACGCCCATCGACGATATCCCCAACGAGGAGTTCCGTCGAAGCGCCCAGATCATCTTCCAGAACCCCTTCGAGAGCCTCAACCCACGGCTGACGATTCAGCAGACCATCACCGAGCCGCTCGCGCTGCTGAACGACGACCTCAGCTACACGGAGCGGGTAGAGCTCGCCGAGCAGACACTGGAAGCGGTAGGGCTCTCCCCGGCGACGGAGTATCTGAACCGCTTCCCCGAGCGACTGAGCGGTGGCGAGCGCCAGCGCGTCTCCATCGCCCGTGCGCTGGTGGTCGACCCCAGCTTCCTGCTGGCCGACGAACCGGTGTCGATGCTCGACGTGAGCATCCGGGCAAGCGTGCTCAACATCCTGCGCCGCCTCCGTCGCGAACAGGGGCTCACCATCTCGATTATCAGCCACGACCTGAGTCTCATCCGCGCGGTCAGCGACCGGACCGCGGTGATGTATCTCGGTGAGTTCGTCGAGGTCGGCGACACCGACCGCATCGTCGAGGACCCGAAACACCCCTACACTGAGGCGCTGGTCGACTCGGTACCCGTACCGGACCCGACCCGAAAGCGGCAGCCGGTCGACATTAGCGGTGAACCGCCGTCGGCCCGGAACCCGCCCTCCGGTTGCCGGTTCCACACCCGGTGTCCTGCGATCATTCCACCCGAGGAGTTCGAGTTCGCGGACGGGCGGTTCCGCGAACTCATGGATCTGCGACATGCCATCGCGAACGACTCGCTCCGGGTGGAGCGGGCGCGCGAGCTGGCCGACGACTCGAACGACCCCGAATCAGTCGTGGCTACACTCAAGTCGCGGCGGTTCGACGGGGAGTTCGTCGACCCGGAGGTCGCGTCCATCGTCGATGACGGGCTGCTGGCGCTCGTGCGCGGGGAGCAGGAGACCGCAGCCGACCGGCTGGCTGATGCGTTCACGACGCCGTGTGAAATCGACGGGCCGGAGCTGGTCGAACTCGAGGACGGACGGCAGGTCGCCTGCCACCTCTACGACTGA
- a CDS encoding ABC-type transporter, integral membrane subunit (PFAM: Binding-protein-dependent transport systems inner membrane component~KEGG: hut:Huta_1849 binding-protein-dependent transport systems inner membrane component), protein MVRITGRYLLRRVAISVVTIYALATLLFALMHAMPGSPIDSLIGPGMSSEQIQNIEQRFGLDKPIWLQYINFISSVTLFDFGYSVQTLEPVRNRLVERLVPTLVLFAPAFMMQYSMGTVIGTYLGWNRGTKADLAGFTTGLFMYSIPFFWLAWILIGVFSYDLGWFPSGSMVPPYTTSFAWLEAVVQLLLHMTLPILSLALVGWAGPMLIMRTTMQDVVDADFVDFARAQGYSEPTVMSRFGARNALIPVVTQGIIGIAFMIDGSVIVETVFSWPGIGQLLVNAIFAKDLPTALAAFYTLGVLIIVLRLLTDVVYTLIDPRIEFGGET, encoded by the coding sequence ATGGTTCGAATTACGGGACGTTATCTCCTCCGCCGAGTCGCCATCAGCGTCGTGACGATCTATGCGCTCGCGACGCTGCTGTTCGCACTAATGCACGCCATGCCTGGAAGCCCCATCGACTCCCTCATCGGGCCCGGCATGTCGAGCGAACAGATACAGAACATCGAGCAACGTTTCGGGCTGGACAAACCAATCTGGTTGCAGTACATCAACTTCATCAGCTCAGTCACGCTGTTCGACTTCGGTTACTCCGTCCAGACGCTTGAGCCGGTCCGCAACCGACTGGTCGAACGGCTCGTCCCCACGCTGGTACTGTTCGCGCCCGCGTTCATGATGCAGTACTCCATGGGAACTGTAATCGGGACGTATCTCGGTTGGAACCGCGGGACGAAGGCCGACCTCGCCGGGTTCACGACGGGGCTGTTCATGTACTCTATCCCGTTTTTCTGGCTGGCGTGGATCCTCATCGGAGTGTTCTCCTACGATTTGGGCTGGTTTCCTAGCGGCTCGATGGTGCCGCCATACACCACGAGCTTCGCGTGGCTGGAGGCGGTGGTCCAACTCCTATTGCACATGACCCTCCCGATACTCTCGCTGGCGTTAGTAGGCTGGGCGGGGCCCATGCTCATCATGCGGACGACGATGCAGGACGTGGTGGACGCGGATTTCGTCGATTTCGCCCGCGCACAGGGCTACAGCGAGCCGACCGTGATGAGCCGCTTCGGCGCCCGGAACGCGCTCATCCCGGTCGTCACGCAGGGGATCATCGGCATCGCGTTCATGATCGACGGCTCGGTCATCGTGGAGACAGTGTTCTCCTGGCCAGGCATCGGCCAACTGCTCGTGAACGCCATCTTCGCCAAGGACCTGCCGACAGCGCTGGCAGCGTTCTACACGCTTGGGGTGCTCATCATCGTCCTGCGGCTGCTGACGGACGTGGTGTACACGCTCATCGACCCACGCATCGAGTTCGGGGGTGAGACCTGA